ACCAAGGTCTAAATCGGTGCTCATAAAACATCCACAACCAAGAACACGCTAGatgtgttcattttgtattggggCACTTGGCACTGATAGTGTTAATCGTAATGTTATTTGATAGTTGTTAGAGATTGACAGTCTTTCCTATTCACAAGTCACtcacaacaacaaaacaaaatagaATCGGTTCATTTCGAAACACGCTCATTCAGATCAGTCGTACGCGAACCTTAAAGAAAATCGCGCGCACAATGAACAGCCTGGCGCGTAAACTTATCACgagtgaattaaaaaaaataaaatggcaAAGGAAAATGTCTGTCAGTGCGCCTTTGAGGAAAGACGAGGATTTCATCATAAAGTCTTTTCTGCCGGAAAAGAAAATTCCTGATATGAAACTGTTGGACAGAGTTTGGAGGGAATCCGCGGGATTTAAAAAGTTAGTTGCATTGGTGAGTTTATTTGTcgcattatatttttatttaaacaaatagagtcggaccaagaaaagtctgcagcggttttgatagcccacgcagtacaagcgttatttattcgtcataatttcatagaagtttgacgtttaaaataacacttgcactgcgtgggctaccaaatccgctgcagacttttcttggtccgactctaaacaCCTTACCACAGTGCAGTAGAAGGAACCTTGTAACAGTTCgtaaacattaaagttttttctacatatattataggtacatacctataggtattcaGCGAAATTTCTAGTACGAACTCGGCTGAATTATTAAATTAGAATTTTGGTTAGAActaatttgtaaataaattagttATTTATGTAAATGTTTATCCTGTACATACTAATCAGCAACATGCATTCAATCTCGTACCTacaattgaacaattttgaataattatgtttgcATTAGTCAGTAAGATGTAGTTACCATGCAACATTAGCCTTACCATCTCGAATAATAAATTAGTTAAATTACACCTCTGTCGTCGAGTAATGGTCACTATCACTatcataaattaaaataaggtaaaacatattaattccatttttttaattaagtacatcCAAAAGATAAACTTGAAGGAACTGTCGTCCTTTGACGCGAGGCATCTATATAGGCTACAAGTTTAGTAAGTATACAGTATATCTTTGGCCATCGttgcctagtactattatttattctgtgccatcgTCGTAAtctatatgtaggtaggtatgcgcACATATAATACGTTACTATATTTTCCATAGAAATTACAGGAAATGCTTACTTGACCCAATCATCATATCATCATAATCCATTAGCGTTTCCAGTCGATTTCGATAACTGGCGAAATCTGGCtcacatatacaataaaataggcTCGGTCAAACATCTGGGGGCCTAGTCAAAATGAAATTCATTAACACAGAAGAACGAAACGAAACGCTATCTGTCTTCATCGCActtagaagagtgatagagagacaataGCGTTTAGTTTCGTTttctgcaaacgattgtcatcttcgCAAGGCTCCTGAGCTGTTACgagaaaattaaaatataatagatatgctggcgccatctatgcaaacctttggcagttgccaaccccattataAGTAGAGAATGGAACAGGTGGGTTAATGTACAAAAATCCACGTGTTAAGCGTCCTTTCTTTATTATGTACCAAGTATTTAATCCACCTATTGAATATATGTACATTACTTTAATCGCCCATTGTTTATCATGGATTAGTAATCAATATCTATTGGAAATGtttctaagtaggtacatattattgaGAAGAGAGAGGTACCTAACAGATACTTTAGTAGGTATTACAAAAAATACAACatgatgtcaactttagtaataatataagacgttattttttttacacatgGACGAATACTACTCTgtgtctttaggtatttaaataaaagtaaactaaatcTTGATTAAtacattacataataaataatgtaggttaaagtcaggtcgttcagtgacagatccaggcagTTAACCTAGTACCTacccgaaaatatacaaaatgtTTGTTTAAATACTCTAAGATACAGAGTGCAGAGTTATAAATCACACAGCGAAACACAATAAACACAACAAGACAAATTTATTATTGAAAGATGGCGCCACTAATCACAGCAGCGGGAGGTCAATTCAAACGTATATTTTGACATCAGAACGATATATAAATGACGTCATTTTATTCTCATTTGCCAGTGTTTCCTTGTTTCATCTTATCCAAGGATCAGTTTAACGTCACTTATCTAAAAGCTGCTTCAGATTTTAGGTAAACATCATTTTAACAAGGAAGTTGACATTGGGATTAGCCAGCATCATGGGCTTGACCTCTGGCCGAAACGTGACGAATGtcaatcggcgcgattcggaaagtgaattagagattaactagtacgatatagtaaagatatgtgacgtcccacggataaaggtaccttatggcggttggcttacgctccaatattattgtggcgctatgcgacgtaagcgccagccgccataaggtaccttttctcgtggaacgtcacataactttactatttcatattatgaatctaattaatttcccgaatcgcggcgccataaggtacattttgccgttactatttcatatctagtgcatctctattcatttcccgaatcgagccgaatgtTAAAATTACCGCCAAGTGGGGTAAGTAATTTGGGACAGGAGACAATTAGACAAAGAAAATATTCCCCaattacatacctatatgttcagggtggccaaaaattaaGTACATACATTCCCGTTCCCTGGCAAGGTTATGGGattttactgagcaacttttactatgggaccaagggaccaaccccgaaatctcgaAAAAAAGCTTTGCctgtttcatatattttggctggtccattttctatgggccAGCCAAATCCTCAAAActaaaagtcgctcaacgagctatggagagggcaatgctcggagtttctctacgtgatcgaatcagaaatgaggagatccgtagacgaactaaagtcaccgacaagGCCCACCGgtttagcaagctgaagtggcaatgggcaggccacattgcacgcagagaagatggccgatgggctcgaaaagtgctcgagtggagaccacggactagcaagggCAGCGTatgacgtccacccacaagatggacagacgaccttgttaaggtcgccggaagacgctggatgcgggtcgcttccaaccggcacgtatgcaggaggtccaagggggaggcctatgttcagcagtggacgtcttatggctgagatgatgatgatgattttctaTGGGAacgtaaattattttttcgcgttttcggggttggtcccatagtaaaagttgctcagtataattccaaaacctccctagcaGCGGGAATGAAGTTATTTTTTCGCCACCGTGGATATAAACGTGACTGACAGTGCATGACAGCAGGTACTTTTTACAATCTTTGAATCAGGATTTACCAGCCTTAAAggtcatttttacaagcttttagttaacttgcaatgtatgtctatatatgcataatatgtaACTATGTTACTACTAAGTGTGTaactatgtttgtacgggtcaaatcttgcaagttaaatttgacccacttcccggtttgCGATGGAGCCGAAAATTtgcatgtataaaatatttaggtacctacctattactaAATTCGATATACCTACTTCCCATAGTCAGGTAAACATCCTAGGTCAGGACACGTCAAGGTAAGCCATAATTATGCTTCATTACGTTTACGCATTTTTAGATAAGACGTTTGCTATTAACCTTGGCAGTACCTAAACAAACAAGGCAAAGGCCTTTGCAAGGATGTTTTAACATTTTATGCCAAAATTGCCTTAATATCATTTTAAGCTAAGAATCATCACAGGGAAACTCAACGATAGGCCTTCTTTGGTGTAGGCACGTACTTTATTACTTAACAAAGAAGACCCAGTGATCAAAATATAAGAATAACGCTGCCTGGAACTATGTACTTAAACTGTTTCAACTCGAGGACGAACATTAGTAGCCAATAAGTAAGTCACAAGGTTATACTTCTGTCTTGTTCAAAATTAAATCTGAAGAAGATTGCATACggtagaaaaaataataatacagccCCAATAGGTATCATTTAGCGAACGATTGTCCACTTTTCTGTTGAATGTACACGGCATTGTAATTTATGTAAATCTGAACTAAAATTGCAACAGTTTTAATACAGTTGTTTCCATCTTTGTGACGACTTAAGCCATAGGATTCAGCTTCCGATCGTAAAAACTGCGTTTACAGTGTTAACACCGAGATACACTATGCCATTCCAACAttctataataatatttttttggtaaattactttattattaataattatagaaAATGACAATTGcttgttatttgtataacaaATTGATTAAACATATACCACATATTGTCCAACATATATCACTGGCCattcagcggggtaatgccgccagtatttttggcacatttgatccgggagacaatcagagtgggggggtaactaataatattttatttattattggagccttccatgaaattgtctaccgttgtcccgtacaaacgcgaagtttctgaagatttaaaggtataagagttttcttttctatgacaaatggtcaaaaatatgcacagaaaaataatcgtctactttaaatgccgagaaaaaagtcgcaacacaggaaataaaatgcgtttgtacgggacagcccgtggaatgctccttttactcatttttaggtttattttagtttacaatttgtatgtataatatttaataattttactattCGTACCTATAGCGGCGAAGCTGACGAGTCACGAGTGTCACGACAAGGATTTTAGATGTAGATAGTAGGTATCAATACCGTCTGAACAATTAACAGTGTTTGAATGTAATTAATGTGCGAATGCtaaaaattacgtaaacatTTACCTACAGCTTACCTGataattgatgatgatgatacatagCTTAAAAGGTGACATTTCATCTCCATTGTGGTAGTGATATGCTCACAATATTATGCCAGGCCCAGGCATCAATCGGCAATCCTTCTATTTTTGCGTTAacctttcttcttctttcttttgAATAACAATCAACACAACGCtattactaaactaaattactaaatgtaaaaatataaaaatgcactttttaactttttgcttctttgtataaattgaaataaatggcatgtacctactaagaaaaagtgaccaagaccTCCAGTGCCCAAAGTCTGGTTGGCTGCTTCTTTGTAGTCgtatccgacatccgatatcggatctgAGAGCGGTTTAAcactacgtccgatccgaatctgatccgaacccgtgaaaatatggtccgtagtagctgtagaactatttctatggtaagttaCGCACTAGATCCGATCTCCGTTATCCGATTTCTTTCTCTCATGCTAGAATTCGAGTGCGTAGcttaccatagaaatagttctacggCTACTACGGACCATATTGTCACGGTTTTGATCCGattcggatcggacgtagtgcgaaTCAACCCCTCTGACAGTGAAAACGCAGACGACAATAGCAGTGTATCTGTGTCTGTAGGTAATGTAAAattcaagtaaaaataaaattattattgtttacaaCGTAACTTGTTTCAGGAATGTGCTGAGACAAAAAAATCATACACATACGAGCAACTTCAGCACAATACGGGCATCTTtgcgacatctcttctaaagaAGTTCGACCTGAAGCAAGGCGATATCGTGGCTATCATGCTACCCAACTGCCCCGAGTTTGTGGTGACAGCCTTAGGGATTGTACAGGCTGGGTGCACGATGACCACTATCAACCCTATTTATAAAGAATGTAAGGATTATTTTAAATCATACTGTGTGGTAGATACTAGTTACGTAATCGAACCACTTAAGCTCCTTGCGTGTCTGATCTAGGTACTTAGTTCAATATGGGTATTAAAGCGCCAAACTGTCTAAGAGATGCGATTGCACACGAAATAAATgtatagatatcaagataagGTGGAGAGACCCTCTAAAagtttacatcaaaaatcttgGTGGCCCCACTTCTTAAATGAATCCTTGGTTTCTAAGGagcaatcctgccaaaggaaatctttgGTTCACAAAACGTCCTATTTCATCGGCTGCAACGGCCACTAACCCAGGAGGATTCATTGCAGAAGTTTTTTTTATCGATTTAAAACTTTTTGGTTTTCAATTAAACATCAGGATAAAATTGTGTATCTACAATATTTTGCCCTACGAGCCTTATACCGGTTCTAAATGTAAATTAATGTTTGTTGTCAAAGTTTAGGAATCCAATGGTGTCGGGTGATTAATTTCGACAAgacaaatattaaataagtGTGACAGAAAACAATATCTTCAATCTCAAGTACCTATTAATTTACTTATCTATATACCTAATCATATGTAAACTACTCTTGAAAACACGTAGAGAGATTGGATTAAATACAGGTCTGTAAAGTCGGGGAAACAGATATATACCttctacataataatattactatAAATATCAGTGTAGTCTGAACCACTGACGTTTTATCTATGTATTTGGATAACCCAAACAATAACATCTCAGTTATCACAATCAATGACTACCTAGCTAAAGTATAGCTATACGTATTGAaagtagcaatgtacaaattgcagaacattcccaaaaagcggaaacgttctcgagaatgttctcagaacattcctgcaacttggaaattattgtttaaacaagagaatatacttgaaataaagtttaaataggcataacttaaaactaaatgttattatgcatatattattgtctattacagttagctattttgttgatgtgataaatttaccaataagttgcttaaattctcactgtatatcagagaacatttcgactttcgacaattttttccaaacatttttttttgtttcattagaatctagaggcctctatctcccgccatgccaaatcgcagcgcgctcggaccaacttgaaaaaattaaaataaaagtcggccattttgattttttttaatgcagtttgttttgtctcggggccctctatgacatttggtcgagcaccccccacctatcacgcaccgtttaaaagttgccatacaaaataaaagtggccagttttcccgcaattgtagcatttttctaaaaaaaaattttcataggtatctaggggaccccgagattccgtgaccaaaatttcagcgcgccaggacaaaattataaaagtaaaaaaaaaagtcggccatattgaaaaaaaatggcggcgtcaaaaactgccagggtccctctatgacatttggtcgagcatcccccacctaagtctgaccgtttggccgggccgtcatacatttttctgaccggaaacggacgaccaaaagtcggaattttctgggggtaaggactacacctaaactatcgtgaatattcatggtctaaactacgataaataaataaattctcgttctcgagaacattctcagaagttactgagaatttctcatgtggaaagtttcgcaactttggaaagttctcgtgcgtgcattgctaattGAAAGTGGTCACTGAATAGGTCGTTAGTCAGGAAAAAAACATCTAGCAATAAGTGCAATTAATTGTTAATTGTGCAATTTCAATCGTGAAGCAATGAGTTAAATTATTTAGtcgtagtagtaaaacactttattgcacacgaTAAGTATGCATAACAAAGAGACTAAAAAAGAATaggtacaataaatgtgtacaaaggcgaaggcctttaagggatctcttccagctactTACTTTACGTATGATTTATTAGACAGTACCTGCTTCTCATTATCacaaattacaaataaaagaaaaaccgtCACAATAAAACTGTTAAGACTAATAACGAATGTAATGATACGAGAAGGGAGTAGATaatcttaattgttttataTCGACGTTTTATTACCGGCTTACATTTGTTTACACTTGTTCGTTATCAAGTTGCCATGACGTTTATTCCAAATTGAAAATCTCTACTTACCTAATGAAATAAATCCGAAACTAATTCTGTCGGTCTATTacttttcacgcttaaactgctgaaccgacttagatgaaatttggtatggagatggTTTGAGAACTGGGGAAGGATAAAGGGTAGTTTACTTTAAAGATAAAGGGTACAGACAAAGTTGCGACAGAAGCTGATAATGTATAATAATTGATTTGGGTAGGTATCTAGATCACAGCTGGTATACATGATTTTAGAAAGGATATAATTCCCCACTGAATTGAAATGactaataattatgtttttttattgcaGTAGAACTCACTCATCAATTATCCTTAACCAGGCCAAAACTAATCGTGACGACATCAAAATGCTACGACACAATAAAACAAGCAATGTACAATGCTAACCTTGATTTGAGAATTATAATAAAAGATAGCACAGAGATACCAATACCAAATGGCACAGTCAGATTCACAGAAGTAGCAGAAAATGGTGAAATAGATAATGCCCTATTGGAAAAAGTAGAAAAACGAAAGCCTGATGATATAGCAGTCATTCCATTTTCGAGCGGGACAACTGGTATGCCGAAAGGAGTGGAGATTACTCACAGGAACGCCATTGCGGCTATTGAAATTATGTCGGAGGAAAGAAATTGCTATCCTATACTTACGACTGGTGAGTTTGTAGATGTATTTATTTCAAAGACATACTATTATGGTTACGAGAAAGGATGGGGTTATTAGGGGATGCATTAAGCTTTAGACTTTATTGTATTTATAAAGTTAAGTTAAAACTGAAATAGaagtattaacaaaataattaaattaaaaattaaaatttacaacaagcatatacatacaaaaacacatgtatataagtacatatattatactaATTTCAAAATAACATTAGTTGCTATGCCATGATGGGTGACGACATATGCTTTTTTGCGTTATGACTCTTTGTCTTTTGTAATTATCTTTGACGACAGCAATTCTGTTtttaatcatttatattcgtagCAATTGCCACTCTTCGTAAgaatctattatttatttaatttaaaacatcttAATCATGATTCTCATGATACTTCTGTCTAAAATCTTTGGTACTCTCTTTCTGCTTCCAGATTCGTTCCAAGATGTAGTGCCGTGTATTTTGCCATTCTTCCACATCTATGGACTAGTGGTTAATCTACTTGGACACCTGACACACGGATGCAAACTTATAACCATGTCTACGTTCTCAACTGGATTGTTCTTAGATGTTCTAAAAAATCAAAAGGCGAGCCTTCTCTATATAGTACCTCCTATTGGTaagtaaagaaaaaaaacataggttTGGTTGaagctcttacaagaaaagtggCTGCTGTTGAAATTGAGGTTTTCAAACTGAGTGTCATTTATCTTAATATAATCGCTAAGAAACAAAAGTTGGTcacacatattcaattaataAGATCATACTAAACATAAATAACACTACTGTTTCCAGCTGTGTTACTAGGTAAGCATCCAGACGTGACCAAAGATCATTTGAAACATGTAAGACGAATCTCAAGCGGCGCCGCTCCGTTATCCGCTACTGATGTTCAATTGGTTATGGAAAAAAGTAACGTAAGTCCTGTATtataaatcccatcaaaaacataaatgtaaaaaaggagagccaagttcaatacaaaaattatgcttggctgtggggctcgccgcaaaaagaatggagatctaaatgagtgccaagttctatgcaaaatccaaatatgtatttataggaacaaaataacattataaacaagtattaaactctatttctttgctttattggatacctataacaattgctgttatttaaaaaaaatgtgagatcttaaagtaggttagatttgacttgggaAAATAGGGgggttttataacttttttttatttttagattttttcctaccctttcacacaataactgagctggattccaaatttcatccttctaggtcatctggaagtaggttaggtttaggtactataagtctgtcagtcagtcttaaaatttacgactttttgaccttcatatctttataaccgtttgagctagcttcatgaaatttgggcttctagatgtccttatggatataattaaacacacgtagttttatgtgtttatgttaaagatgttttgagttatagaagggttaaaagtggcaccaagtggttcgtgtaatattacacttggcgctggctagccagttcctttgcttgaacttggcttgacacgctgccgcgtgtctagataaaatTTCACCTGTCATATACAAGATTATATAAAAAATCAAAAGAAAATATTACTTGTTTCtaaccaatttaattttaatttggtgTCAACTTATTTCTCTGATTTTCTCTTTTTCCCTATTAGCAAATATCCGGGGTAGATATTGGCAACATTTTCAGGCTTAGGATCAGGTCTGGTCttta
This window of the Cydia fagiglandana chromosome 15, ilCydFagi1.1, whole genome shotgun sequence genome carries:
- the LOC134671167 gene encoding uncharacterized protein LOC134671167 — translated: MNSLARKLITSELKKIKWQRKMSVSAPLRKDEDFIIKSFLPEKKIPDMKLLDRVWRESAGFKKLVALECAETKKSYTYEQLQHNTGIFATSLLKKFDLKQGDIVAIMLPNCPEFVVTALGIVQAGCTMTTINPIYKELELTHQLSLTRPKLIVTTSKCYDTIKQAMYNANLDLRIIIKDSTEIPIPNGTVRFTEVAENGEIDNALLEKVEKRKPDDIAVIPFSSGTTGMPKGVEITHRNAIAAIEIMSEERNCYPILTTDSFQDVVPCILPFFHIYGLVVNLLGHLTHGCKLITMSTFSTGLFLDVLKNQKASLLYIVPPIAVLLGKHPDVTKDHLKHVRRISSGAAPLSATDVQLVMEKSNGNLAFGQGYGATETTSLTTATLIGTTPDFASSGVLMSNIELKCVDPLTENPVPCGEQGELYIRGPVVMKGYHKNEKATADSLTEDGFYKTGDLGYYDKDVGLYVTDRIKELIKVKGLQVMPAELEGILRSHPAVADAAVIGMPHEYHGEAPRAFVIPKSGFKLSEEELQSFVAEKVAPYKKIEEVVFVNDIPKTNTGKILRRELKKMYA